DNA from Micromonospora nigra:
CGCCCCTCCCGGACGGTGGCCGTCCGGCCGGGGTCGGCGGTGCGGACGGTCGCCACCGGGGTACGGCCGGCGGTCCGCACCAGTTCGGGGATCTCGAACGCACCGTCCTCGAAGACGCTGCGGAGCTGCTGCGGCAGGTCGATGTCGCTCTGGTCCAACTCGTCGATCAGCAGTACCCGGGGGCGCAGGTACGGCAGCAGTGCCGTGCCGAGTGGACCGAGCCGGACGTGGTCCCCGACGGCAGGCGGCTCGGCCCCGGCGTCGTGCGCCCAGCCGGTGGCCTGGACGAGACCCACCGCGTCGTGGTCGTACAGGCCGTCGCGGAGGCCGACCTGGGTGGTCACCGGCCAGCGCAGCACCCGGCCGAGCCCCAGATCCCGGGCGATGCGGTAGGCGAGGCTGGAGCGCCCGGTGCCGGGGCGGCCGGTGACCAGCAGGGGCCGACGCAGGTGCAGGGCGGCGTTGACGACGTCGACCTCGTGCTCGTCGGCGGGGATGTCGACCACGGTGCGGCCGAGCCGTCGGTCGAGGTCCGGGTCCTCCTGTGGGGGCGGTGGCTCGTCCGGCCCGCCGTCGAAGCTGCGCCAGGGCGGTGCGGGCGGCCAACCGTCCCGGTCGTCCGGGTCGGGGGCCCGGCCCGTGCCGGTGTAGATCCGCCAGCTCCGGCGGGCGTTGCCCTCGGGTCCGTCGGTCTGCGTCATGCGATCACCTCCGGGCTGCCACGGCTGTCGGTCTCCGGCCGGCGCTCCGGGTCGTCCCACAGCACGACCAGGTGCCGGCCGTGGTGCTGGTCCTGTTCCGCCTGCGGCGACCGCAACGCGGCCAGCCGGGTGCGACGGACGAGGGCCGGCAGGTCGGCGAGCCCGTGGGCGGTCAGTGTGCTCACGTGCTCGTACAGGTCGCCGTCGGAGGGGGCGAGACGGTGCCACAGCACCACCGGCAGGCCGGCCCGCAACGCGGTCAGCAGCTCCGTCGGCCGGGCGTCCGGGTCGCTCGACGGCGGTTCACTGAGGAGGATCGCCGCGCAGTTCTGCTCGTCGCTGAGCAGCGCCTCCAGGCGGGTCGGGTATTCGGGGCCGTCCGGCTGGCTGCGGTAGAGCCGGGTGTCGCGAGGGCTGGCCTGGAGCTTCTCCCAGCGCAGCCGCCACATTCGCCGCCAGGCGGGCCGCCGCAGCCGTTGCAGGCTACGGACGACGATCGTGTAGTCCATCGCCAGCACCTTGTGCTCCCCGTCCTCCCCGGCGGCCTCCTTGCGCCACCAGGGAAAGTCCTCGTTGAGCAGGTGGGTCTCCAGGACGAGTTCGATGGCCACCTCGGCGGGCCGGTCCGCCCACTCGATCTCCATCAGCTGCACGATCTGCTCGACGGCGGGTTCCAGCTCGTCACGGGCGACGCCGGCGGCCCGGCCGCGCAGCCGTGAGTGCCACCGCCCGTCGCCGTGCCACTGCCGGTAGTGCGAGACGGTGTAGCTCGTGCTGCCCGGCTCCAGGTCGCGTTCGATCTGGATGACGAGGTACGCGTAGCGCTGCGTCCGCTCCGGGCCGGCCCGTACGGCGACCCGCTGCCGGTCCAGTTCGTCGGTCAGCTCGAACTGCCGGGCCTCGCGCCGGTTGCGACGGCGGATGAGGTCGGCGGTGACGTCGTCGACCTCGGGTTCGAGCAGGGTCAGGAAGCGGATGGTGGGCGGCAGGTCCGTACCGGCGTTCAGCCCGGCCAGGTGCACCAGGGCGTCCCACGCGTTGGCGCACCAGGTGGGCAGGGCGTCCTCCCGGTGCCCGCTGGCCTCCTGCACCAGACGGGTCAGCGGCACCGACCGCACGGCGGTCAGGGCCTCCCGCAGGGTTCCCCAGTCGTCCTCCGGCAGGACGGCCAGCACCTCGGACTCGTACCTCAGCCGTCGCAGGGTGGGCAGTTCGGGCGCTGCCTCGTCGTACAGCCGGACCACGGCGATCAGAGCGGCCATCCCGTCCGGCAGGTCCAGACAGTCGGCGGCGATCTCCTGACTCTGCCCCAGGGGAGTGGACATGTCGGGGATGATGTCGTTGCGTCGCAGTTCCTTGCGGAGCCGCCGCACCATTTGTTGGCGTCTATCCGGGTATTGCATCAGCGGCATCTCGGCGAGCACGTTGGCCAGCTCTCTCTCGATGCGGTGGCGTTGATTTCCGCCCGGCGGATGGTCCATAGCCGTCCGGTCTGTCGAACGTTCCGATCGGGGTGTGTAGCGGACAGGTTACCCGCGGACGCGAGGGGGCAGGTGCCCACGGAATTCCACTGCGGACGACGGTCGTCGAGGTGGTCGGGCCGGGGGTCGGCGGCGGTACCGGACCCCGTGCAGGTCGTCCCGCCGATGAGACCCGGCGGGGCTGGTCGGCGCCCGGCCCGTCACCTCCCACGCGCGCCGTCCGGCTGTCCAGATTCCGACAGGTCTGCTGGTCGCGCGGAGTTGGCTGGCGGCTCCGTCGCCGCCGGCGGCTCCCGGGTGGCGAGGACGATGTCGATGAGCGAGCGGGTGAGGAGGGTGCCCAGGGTCAGCAGGACGCACCCGCAGACGAAGGCCCGCAGCACCGGCCCGTCGGGCAGTGCCTCGGCCAGGACGAGCACCGCCACGCCGGTGCCGACCACGCTCATCGTGGCCACGAAACCGGCGTAGAACCGCACCCGGCGTTTCGTCCAGAAAAGCACGCCCCGGGCCGGGTCGAGCCGTCGCGGAAGCCGTGACTGTTGTCGGACCCGCTCCAGGAAACGGGACTCCCAGAGCAGGGCGAGCATCAATACCGGCAGCACCTGGGCGCTGGTGGCGTAGAGGTCTGGGAACACGGCGTCAGACTCCTCGGATCACGGTTGCGCGGCGGGCGGGACGGGCGTTGCGGGGGTGCGGGCCCCGCCGGGGCCAGCCGTCGGAGCACCGTGACCATCCCATCACTCCGGGTGACGCCGAGATCATAGACGTGAGTCGACGTCCGGTCGATCCACATCCGGACAGTGAGCCCGCCCGACTGGCCGACCCGGCCCGACCGGCCGACCCGGCCCGACGGCGAGCGGGCCCGATCGGCCGAACCCGTGCCCGGACAGTGATCCGGCCGACAGTTCCCACCAGTCAGGTGAGGCGACGGTCCCGGCGGGGTAATGGCGGGCGATGTTCTTCATCTTCGGGCTCCGGACCAAGGTCACCCGCTCGGGTGTGGTGCAGCAGGTCTGCCGCCACTGCGGCAACCACGCCGCCCAGGTCGTCAGTCGACGTGCCACCCGGTTCACCCTGTTCTTCGTCCCGCTGATCCCGATCCGCACCCGGTACGTGCAGCAGTGCAGCTTCTGCGGTGCCGAGTACCAGGTGTCGAAGGCCGACGCGCAGCGCCTTCCGGTCGGCTGAGGTGGCGCGCTTCCTCTGCTGGCTGATCGGCTGGCGTTCCGCCGACCCGGTCGTTGGGCAACCGGGCGACTGCGCCGCGGTGCGACCCGCCGACCCGGCCGTTGGGCGACCCGGCGGCTCCGCCGCCCGGCCGCCGTGCACGCCCGGCCGGCGGTGGCGTCGTCGCGTCCGGCGGCCGACGGCCGGCACCGGCCTGCCCCGCTCGCCCCGGAACAGGTCCGGAGGTCGGTGACACGGCACCGCTCGACGGGTCGTGCCAGGATGTCGGCGTGTCGTACCCCCCTCCGCCGCACGCGTACCCGCAGCCGCACCCGGTCGCGCCCCTGGCGGCGTACCCCTATCCGGTCGCGCCGCCACCCGGCCACGCGGTCCTGGTCGTGTCGGTGAACCGAGGCCCCTACATCGTGCCCGTCCCCACCACCTCCCGCTTCAAGATCGACCGCAGGGAGGTGCCGATCCCCGGCGCGGGCACCTGGCACGTGGCCGTGCCGGCCGGTCCGCACGACGTGCGGTACACCGACTTCACGGGGATGCCCCTGATAACGACGACGCTGCACGCCCATCCGGGCGCGGTGCACCACCTGTCGTTCGACTTCGGCCGCTGGCGCAACCGGGTCCGCGACGGGCGCGGCGTCGACGTGACCTCGTTCGGCCTGTGGTCGAACTACACGATCATGCTGGTGACCCTGGCCGTGGTCGGGGTGCTGTGCTGCGGCGGCTTCGGCCTGTTCGCGGTGCTGGCCGGCACGTCCTCCTGAGGCCCGTGGACGTGGCCGCGGCTGTCGTACCCGATCGTGACGAGCACTATCGTGGCCGCTCGTGACGAGCATGCAGCGGAGACTGGCCACGATCCGCGGTGACGTGCCGCCGAAGCGGCACAACGCCCGCACGATCGCCGCGCTGACCGGCAACCCCGGCTGCACCCGCCGCGCGGTCCTGGACGGGGCGGGGGTGGACAAGCCGGCGCTCGCCGAGCGGATCGGGTTCCCGGCGCGGTTCGGGCAGTCCCGCTTCGCGATCAGCCGGGGCAACGCGTTCGAGGCGCAGGTCAAAGCCGACGGCGGGGCGGAACTGCTGCGGCTGGTGGCACAGCGGCTGGGCGTACCGGTGCCGGCGACGGCCAGTTGGACGGACCTCGGCGTCGGCGCGGACGACACCGCCGCCCGGCAGCGCCGCTCGGCCGAGGTGCTGCTCGCCGCGCCCGGGGCCGGCGACGCCGCCCTGTTCGACCACCCGATGCTGGGGCTGGATGTGGCCGGGCAACGGGTGCACCTGGAACCCGACCTGGTCGCCGCCCGCCTCGCCGGCCGGTTCCACGTAGTGGAGATCAAGTCGTTCCCGGTGATCGACGGGCAGGCCGACCCGTCGAAGGTGACCGCCGCCGCGATCCAGTCCGCCGTCTACGTGCTGGCCCTGCGGGACCTGCTCGCCGCGCACGGCCACGACCCCGAACTGGTCTCCCACGACGTGGTGCTGGTCTGCCCCCGCGACTTCGCCAACCAGCCGGTGGCGAGCCTGGTCGACGTGCGCCGGCAACTGCTGGCGCTGCGCCGGCAGCTCGACCGGATGGCCGGGCTCGACGCGCTGCTGGCCACCGTCCCCGACGACTTCACCGCGGACCCGGACGCCGACCCGGCCACGCTGGCCGCCGCACTGTCCGGCGTGGAGGCCCGCTACGCCCCGGAATGCCTGGCCGCGTGCGAGCTGGCGTACTTCTGCCGGCAGGAGGCGCGCGGACGGACCGCCGCGTTGGGCCGCGCGGTGCGCGAGTCGCTGGGCGGTGTCGCCGACGTCGACGACGCCCTGGCGCTCGCGGCCGGCGACCGCGACCCGACCCCGGAGCAGGCCGAGGCCGCCGCGCTGCTGCGCACCGCCGGCCGGTTGCGCGCCGAGGCGCTGGGCGTCGCCCCGTGAGTACGCTGCGAGCGCTGGCCCGGGCGCAGGCCGTCGCCGCCGGGGTGGCCCAGCCGGTGGCCACCGTACGGCACCTGCACCTGTCGACCCGGCCGCTGGTGCTGGTGCCACTGGCCATGGCGGGCGAGGCGAACGCCCCCCTGGCGGTGCTCGCCGGAACGGCACCGGGCGACGCGCGCCTGCTGGTCGTGCCGCAGCCCCGCAACCGGGACCAGCGGTTCGCCTTCGCGGCCGAGCTGGCCGGGATCGTCCTGCCGTACGTGGACGCCCACCGTGGCGCCAACGAGGCGGTGCCCGTGGACCGGGGTCGGGACGTGCGCCTGCGGTATCTGGACGCGCCGCAGGTGGTGGTGCCGAACACGGCCGGGGTGACGTTCCTGCGGCTGCTCGGCCGCTCCACCCGGTTCCGCCGGCCGGACGGCGACTATCC
Protein-coding regions in this window:
- a CDS encoding effector-associated domain 2-containing protein — translated: MDHPPGGNQRHRIERELANVLAEMPLMQYPDRRQQMVRRLRKELRRNDIIPDMSTPLGQSQEIAADCLDLPDGMAALIAVVRLYDEAAPELPTLRRLRYESEVLAVLPEDDWGTLREALTAVRSVPLTRLVQEASGHREDALPTWCANAWDALVHLAGLNAGTDLPPTIRFLTLLEPEVDDVTADLIRRRNRREARQFELTDELDRQRVAVRAGPERTQRYAYLVIQIERDLEPGSTSYTVSHYRQWHGDGRWHSRLRGRAAGVARDELEPAVEQIVQLMEIEWADRPAEVAIELVLETHLLNEDFPWWRKEAAGEDGEHKVLAMDYTIVVRSLQRLRRPAWRRMWRLRWEKLQASPRDTRLYRSQPDGPEYPTRLEALLSDEQNCAAILLSEPPSSDPDARPTELLTALRAGLPVVLWHRLAPSDGDLYEHVSTLTAHGLADLPALVRRTRLAALRSPQAEQDQHHGRHLVVLWDDPERRPETDSRGSPEVIA
- a CDS encoding zinc-ribbon domain-containing protein, translated to MFFIFGLRTKVTRSGVVQQVCRHCGNHAAQVVSRRATRFTLFFVPLIPIRTRYVQQCSFCGAEYQVSKADAQRLPVG